DNA sequence from the Acidobacteriota bacterium genome:
GGTCTGGTCCGTCAAGGCGTCGGCGAAGCTCGAACCGTGGAAGCTCCCAGGTGTCTCCGCCCCGGCCGCCTCGAGCAACGTCGGAGCGAGATCGATCATGCTGGCGAGCCCCGCATAGCGGACGCCCGAGGGCGTCACGCCAGGCCACGAGACGATGAGCGGAGTGCGGATCCCGGCGTCGTACGCGGTCGCCTTGGCGCGCGGAAACGGCGCCCCGTTGTCGCTCAGGAAAACGACCAGCGTGTTCTCGCGGAGCTTGCGCCGGTCCAGTTCGGCCAGCATCCGACCGATCTCGCCATCCATGCGGGCAATCTCGTCGTAGTACAGGGCCAGGTCGGCCCGCGTCGCGGTGTCGTCGACGAGGTACCGCGGCACGACGACTTCCGCCGGATCGTGGGGCGAATCGATGGCGCCGGCCGAGTACGGCCGGTGCGGGTCCCGGAAACCGACCCAGAGGAAGAACGGCCGCCCGGCCGCCTGCTCGAGAAACCCGGGCAGGCCCTCCGAGGTCTCCTCCGAGAACCAGTCGAACTGCCGCTCGCCCGCCGGACCGTAGTGCGTTTTGCGCATGTGGCCCGTGAAGTAGCCCACACGACCCAGCAGGCTCGGTAGCAGCTCGACGTCTTCGGGCAGCGGGCTGTGCAGGTCTTCGGCGCCGGTTGCGTGCGGATAGCGGCCCGACAGGATGCTGATCCGCGACGGGCTGCAGGACGCCGTGGTCAGGAACGCGCTCTCGAACACCACGCCGGAGGCCGCCAAACCGTCCAGGTTCGGCGTCCG
Encoded proteins:
- a CDS encoding sulfatase → MTAPPARGVDAPPNIVVFVADDAGWSDFGAYGNRAVRTPNLDGLAASGVVFESAFLTTASCSPSRISILSGRYPHATGAEDLHSPLPEDVELLPSLLGRVGYFTGHMRKTHYGPAGERQFDWFSEETSEGLPGFLEQAAGRPFFLWVGFRDPHRPYSAGAIDSPHDPAEVVVPRYLVDDTATRADLALYYDEIARMDGEIGRMLAELDRRKLRENTLVVFLSDNGAPFPRAKATAYDAGIRTPLIVSWPGVTPSGVRYAGLASMIDLAPTLLEAAGAETPGSFHGSSFADALTDQTAPGREYVFAERNWHNCDEHIRAVRGVRYKLIRNAYTELPLCTPADASRSPSWYSLTAHRAAGTLTAGQARLFEAPRPVIEIYDLEEDPHELVNLAGRPEVEQIARQLSRVLDAWIKETEDFPPSRRRRADNTDRISGVKFSQNVPPLEP